The sequence below is a genomic window from Vibrio spartinae.
GGCGAATCCGGAATACAGCTCTTTGAATCTGGCGATGGCGGTACAAACGCTTTGTTATGAGATTCGTGTCGCCAATTTGGATCGGCAAGCGCAGGCTTTTCCCCAGGAAGCACCGTCAGCGTATCCGCGTCATGATGAGTTAGAACGATTCTATCAGCACCTAGAGAAAGTGCTGTATCAGACCCAATTTATTACCGAAGAACAACCCAACCTGGTAATGAATAAATTACGTCGTTTATTTAGTCGTGCCCGCCCGGAATCTCAGGAAATCAACATATTAAGAGGTATTTTGACATCGATTGAACGATGCGCGAAATAACCGTTTTTATCGAGTGGTTAAATACCCGACTAAATAGGTCAAATAAATACTTGACCTATTTAGTCGGGTATGACACACTCCTATCCACATAAACGGTGTGGATACAAGTGATTATGAGATTAACATCAAAAGGAAGATATGCAGTAACAGCCATGCTTGATGTGGCTCTGCATTCGCAACAAAATCCAGTGCCGCTGGCTGATATCTCCGAGCGTCAAGGAATTTCTTTGTCCTATCTGGAGCAGTTGTTCGCAAAACTGCGTAAAGCCGGATTGGTTGCAAGTGTCCGAGGACCGGGAGGCGGATACCGTTTAGGCTCCGAAGCCTATGCGATTTCTATCGGACATATTATCGGTGCTGTTGATGAATCCGTCGATGCAACCAAATGTTCAGGGAAAGGCGATTGTCAGGGCGGAACTCGTTGTCTGACACATACACTTTGGTGCGATCTAAGTTCTCGTATTAGTGATTTTCTCAATAATATCACACTGGGTGATCTGATGAATGATAACGAAGTAATAGAAATTTCAGATCGACAGAATGTAGACCTTGCAATCAATCAGGGACGCACGCAGCAGAAGCCGCCTTCGGTACAAGCCGAACCCGTGTCTCTTAGAGCGAATGCTCGGTCATAATTGCTAGTTTTACATTGGAGTAGAAAATGAAACTGCCTATTTATTTTGATTATTCAGCGACATGTCCGGTTGATCATCGTGTTGCTGAGAAAATGGTTCAGTACATGACGGTTGATGGTATTTATGGTAATCCGGCATCTCGTTCTCACCGCTATGGCTGGCAGGCAGAAGAAGCTGTGGATACGGCTCGTGAGCAGATCGCAGCATTGCTGAATGCCGATTCAAGAGAAATTGTTTTCACCTCAGGTGCGACAGAGTCTGATAACCTTGCGATTAAAGGTGCTGCTCATTTTTACGGTAAGAAAGGCAAGCATGTCATTACCTGTAAGACCGAGCATAAAGCCGTCCTGGATACCTGTCGTCAGCTTGAACGCGAAGGCTTTGAAGTGACGTATCTTGAGCCTGAGCCAAATGGCTTGATCGATCTCAACAAGCTGAAAGCGGTTATGCGTGATGAAACGGTTCTTGTCTCCATTATGCATGTGAACAATGAAATCGGTGTGATTCAGGATATTGAAGCTATCGGTGAGTTATGCCGTGAACATAAAATTGTATTCCATGTGGATGCTGCGCAGTCGGCCGGAAAACTTCCGATTGACGTCCAACAAATCAAGGTTGATCTGATTTCTTTATCTGGGCATAAGATGTACGGTCCAAAAGGGATTGGTGCACTCTATGTTCGTCGTAAACCTCGCATTCGTCTTGAAGCGCAAATGCATGGTGGCGGGCATGAGCGCGGATTCCGTTCAGGAACGCTCCCTACGCATCAGATCGTTGGTATGGGAGAAGCTTGCCGAATCGCCAAAGAAGAAATGCAACAAGACTATGATCATGCGAAAAAGTTACGTGATCGGATGTTAACTGGCCTTGAAGGGATGGAAGCGGTCACGGTCAACGGTGATCTTGAACAGCGTCTGCCGAACAACCTGAACATTAGTTTTGCTTATGTCGAAGGTGAGTCGTTACTGATGTCGTTAAAAGACCTTGCCGTCTCGTCTGGTAGTGCATGTACTTCTGCCAGTTTAGAGCCATCTTATGTATTGCGCGCTCTGGGGATGGACGATGAACTGGCTCATAGCTCAATTCGTTTTTCATTTGGTCGTTTTTCGACGGAAGAAGAGGTAGACTACGCGGTCGAGCAAATCCGTGTAGCTGTAGATAAATTACGCGACATGTCTCCTCTATGGGATATGTACAAGGAAGGCGTTGATTTGGGTTCCGTTGAGTGGGCTCAGCATTAATTTCTTCGCAGCGATAGAGGATATGAGGTAATCATCATGGCATATAGTGATAAAGTAATTGACCACTACGAGAATCCACGCAATGTTGGTTCTTTTGACAAAGAAGACCCAAGTATCGGAAGTGGTATGGTAGGTGCGCCTGCGTGCGGTGACGTGATGAAACTGCAAATCAAAGTTTCATCGGAAGGCATCATCGAAGATGCGAAATTTAAAACATATGGGTGTGGTAGTGCGATTGCTTCCAGCTCATTAGTTACCGAGTGGGTGAAAGGCAAGTCGGTTGATGAAGCGGCAGCGATCAAAAATGCTGAAATCGCTGAAGAGCTTGAGTTGCCACCAGTGAAAGTTCATTGCTCGATTCTTGCAGAAGATGCGATTAAAGCAGCTGTTGCGGATTATAAGAAAAAACACGAGCATTGATAATCGATTGAGGGAGTCGACGGATTCCCTCTGAAACCCACTTAGATTTGAGGTTAGAGTTGTATGTCCATCACCTTAACTGAAACGGCAGCTGATCGCGTTCGTTCTTTTTTAGACAATCGTGGAAAAGGGATCGGCTTGCGTTTGGGTGTTAAAACAACAGGTTGTTCTGGCATGGCGTACGTGCTGGAGTTTGTTGATGATCTCAATGAAGAAGAAGACCAAGTCTTTGAAAATCATGGTGTGAAAATTATTATTGACGCCAAGAGTCTCGTTTATCTTGACGGCACTCAGTTAGACTATGTGAAGCAAGGATTGAACGAAGGCTTTGAATTCAACAACCCAAATGTCAAAAGTGAATGTGGTTGTGGTGAAAGCTTTAATGTTTAAGACATCGGAAGTCAGGATTGATGAATGTTGAATTGGATAGCCGATGAATCAGGACTGATATGAACATGAATTATTTTGAATTATTTGGGCTACCAACTCAGTTTGATCTGGATGGTAGCCTTCTTTCTTCTCAGTACCGAGCGTTGCAAAAGACTTTTCACCCAGATAACTTTGCCACAGCGTCAGAGCGTGAGCGTTTAGTTGCGGTCCAGAAAGCTTCAGAAATTAATGATGCTTACCAGACGCTGAAAAATGAAATCCGTCGAGCTGAGTATCTTTTAATGCTCCATGGCATTGAACTTCGGGGTGAACAACAGACCATGCAGGATCCTGAATTCCTGATGGAACAGATGTTGTTACGTGAGGAGTTGGAAACGCTTGAAAGTGTGGCAGATGCTCAGGAACAACTGCTCGATTTTGAAGGGAAAGTCAGCAAAATGTACAAAATACAATTGACGACCCTGAAAGAACAACTGGCGCAATCCCATTGGGAATCGGCTGCGGACACTGTCCGAAAGCTCAAATTTATTGCCAAACTAAGAAATGAAATCGAACGCGCCGAAGAGAAACTTCTCGGCTAGTTTAGAACAAAGGAAAGCCCTATGGCATTACTGCAAATCGCTGAGCCTGGTCAGAGTGCAACACCTCATCAACATAAGCTGGCTGCAGGCATTGATTTAGGTACAACAAACTCACTGGTGGCTTCGGTCCGGAGTGGTACTGCTGAAACGCTCCCCGATCAACATGGACGGTCTATTGTCCCTTCAGTGGTGAATTATGCCCAGGATGCAGTTATCGTTGGTGTTGATGCACGAAAGAAAGCTCAGCAAGATCCTGAAAATACAGTTATTTCCGTGAAACGACTGATCGGTCGTTCACTGCATGACGTTCAACAACGTTATCCTCATTTACCTTATCGGTTTAAATCGAGCCAGAATGGCTTACCTGTCATTCAAACAGAACATGGCGAGAAAAACCCGATTCAGGTGTCTGCCGATATTCTCAGAACTCTGGCACATCGTGCCGAACAATCACTTGGTGGCGAATTAGCGGGTGTAGTGATTACAGTGCCTGCTTATTTTGATGATGCCCAGCGCGCGGGAACAAAAGAAGCAGCACAGTTAGCCGGGCTCCATGTGTTACGTTTATTGAATGAACCAACCGCCGCTGCGATTGCTTATGGTCTGGATTCAGGACGTGAAGGGGTAATCGCGGTTTATGACCTTGGTGGTGGGACATTTGATATCTCTATTTTGCGTTTGTCAAAAGGGGTGTTTGAAGTTCTGGCGACTGGCGGAGATTCTGCCCTTGGTGGGGATGATTTTGATCATCTGATCGCAGAACATCTCAAAGAATGCATCGGCATTGAACATCCGCTCAATGCTGAAGAATATCGCACATTGTTAGATGCCGCATCACAGGCAAAAGTAGATTTATCGGACGCTGAATCCGTTGATATTTCAGTGCTTGGCTGGCATGGGCAATTGAGTCGTGAACAATTTGAAGCTCTGATTCAATCGTTGGTGAAAAAGACGCTGATGTCATGTCGCCGCGCATTGAAAGATGCCGAGGTCGATACGGATGAAGTGATCGAAGTGGTGATGGTCGGTGGTTCGACCCGAACCCCATTCGTCCGGGAAATGGTTGGTGAATTCTTTGGTCGCGAGCCGCTGACCAGTATTGATCCCGATGAAGTTGTGGCGATTGGTGCCGCGACGCAAGCGGATATTCTGGCTGGTAATAAACCGGATTCGGAAATGTTGTTGTTAGATGTCATTCCACTGTCGTTGGGCATTGAAACCATGGGTGGATTAGTGGAAAAAATAATTCCGCGTAATACAACGATTCCGGTTGCCCGGGCACAAGAGTTCACGACGTTTAAAGATGGTCAAACTGCAATGATGGTTCATACGGTGCAAGGTGAGCGGGAGATGGTTGCGGATTGTCGCTCTTTGGCGCGTTTCTCTTTAAAAGGGATCCCACCGATGACGGCTGGTGCTGCACACATCCGGGTTACCTACCAGGTTGATGCTGATGGTTTGCTTTCTGTCACCGCCATGGAAAAAAGTACGGGGGTTCAGGCTGAGATTCAGGTGAAACCGTCTTATGGTTTAAGTGATGATGAAGTGGCCTCGATGCTCAAAGATTCAATGGCTTATGCAGCCGAAGACATGCAGGTCCGGGCGCTGATGGAACAGCGTGTTGAATCGGACCGTGTGATCGAAGGGTTAATTGCAGCAATGCAGGCTGATGGTGATGAACTATTGGATGAGCAAGAGAAAGCTGAGCTCCTGAGAGCGATTGAAACGCTGATTGCTTTGAGAAATGGTGAGGATGCCAATGCAATTGAACAGGGCATCAAAGATATTGATAAAGTGAGTCAGCCATTTGCTTCACGCCGTATGGATAAATCAATTCGTGAAGCATTAGCTGGTCAATCTGTAGATGATATTGAGTAGTTGAGATACAAACATGCCAAAGATTATTGTTTTACCTCATGAAGAGCTATGT
It includes:
- a CDS encoding IscS subfamily cysteine desulfurase, which produces MKLPIYFDYSATCPVDHRVAEKMVQYMTVDGIYGNPASRSHRYGWQAEEAVDTAREQIAALLNADSREIVFTSGATESDNLAIKGAAHFYGKKGKHVITCKTEHKAVLDTCRQLEREGFEVTYLEPEPNGLIDLNKLKAVMRDETVLVSIMHVNNEIGVIQDIEAIGELCREHKIVFHVDAAQSAGKLPIDVQQIKVDLISLSGHKMYGPKGIGALYVRRKPRIRLEAQMHGGGHERGFRSGTLPTHQIVGMGEACRIAKEEMQQDYDHAKKLRDRMLTGLEGMEAVTVNGDLEQRLPNNLNISFAYVEGESLLMSLKDLAVSSGSACTSASLEPSYVLRALGMDDELAHSSIRFSFGRFSTEEEVDYAVEQIRVAVDKLRDMSPLWDMYKEGVDLGSVEWAQH
- the iscA gene encoding iron-sulfur cluster assembly protein IscA, with the translated sequence MSITLTETAADRVRSFLDNRGKGIGLRLGVKTTGCSGMAYVLEFVDDLNEEEDQVFENHGVKIIIDAKSLVYLDGTQLDYVKQGLNEGFEFNNPNVKSECGCGESFNV
- the hscA gene encoding Fe-S protein assembly chaperone HscA, which encodes MALLQIAEPGQSATPHQHKLAAGIDLGTTNSLVASVRSGTAETLPDQHGRSIVPSVVNYAQDAVIVGVDARKKAQQDPENTVISVKRLIGRSLHDVQQRYPHLPYRFKSSQNGLPVIQTEHGEKNPIQVSADILRTLAHRAEQSLGGELAGVVITVPAYFDDAQRAGTKEAAQLAGLHVLRLLNEPTAAAIAYGLDSGREGVIAVYDLGGGTFDISILRLSKGVFEVLATGGDSALGGDDFDHLIAEHLKECIGIEHPLNAEEYRTLLDAASQAKVDLSDAESVDISVLGWHGQLSREQFEALIQSLVKKTLMSCRRALKDAEVDTDEVIEVVMVGGSTRTPFVREMVGEFFGREPLTSIDPDEVVAIGAATQADILAGNKPDSEMLLLDVIPLSLGIETMGGLVEKIIPRNTTIPVARAQEFTTFKDGQTAMMVHTVQGEREMVADCRSLARFSLKGIPPMTAGAAHIRVTYQVDADGLLSVTAMEKSTGVQAEIQVKPSYGLSDDEVASMLKDSMAYAAEDMQVRALMEQRVESDRVIEGLIAAMQADGDELLDEQEKAELLRAIETLIALRNGEDANAIEQGIKDIDKVSQPFASRRMDKSIREALAGQSVDDIE
- the iscR gene encoding Fe-S cluster assembly transcriptional regulator IscR, whose protein sequence is MRLTSKGRYAVTAMLDVALHSQQNPVPLADISERQGISLSYLEQLFAKLRKAGLVASVRGPGGGYRLGSEAYAISIGHIIGAVDESVDATKCSGKGDCQGGTRCLTHTLWCDLSSRISDFLNNITLGDLMNDNEVIEISDRQNVDLAINQGRTQQKPPSVQAEPVSLRANARS
- the hscB gene encoding co-chaperone HscB is translated as MNYFELFGLPTQFDLDGSLLSSQYRALQKTFHPDNFATASERERLVAVQKASEINDAYQTLKNEIRRAEYLLMLHGIELRGEQQTMQDPEFLMEQMLLREELETLESVADAQEQLLDFEGKVSKMYKIQLTTLKEQLAQSHWESAADTVRKLKFIAKLRNEIERAEEKLLG
- the iscU gene encoding Fe-S cluster assembly scaffold IscU, which codes for MAYSDKVIDHYENPRNVGSFDKEDPSIGSGMVGAPACGDVMKLQIKVSSEGIIEDAKFKTYGCGSAIASSSLVTEWVKGKSVDEAAAIKNAEIAEELELPPVKVHCSILAEDAIKAAVADYKKKHEH